A part of Citrifermentans bremense genomic DNA contains:
- the hybB gene encoding Ni/Fe-hydrogenase cytochrome b subunit — protein MGNPEEYQKLEGKIFTKSFFILLSVVLLGFYFVGVRYVKGIGAVSNMSDGYPWGIWITYDVATGTAIACGGYAVAILVYIRNRMQYHPMIRSAILTSMFGYGLAGFSVMVDLGRPWNAYNFFIPSKWQANSAMFEVALCVMAYSTVLILEFLPAILTSIEQSKWERMNAVRNWLHPKIAPDQKSMQDKLEMVRLGAIWLKPRLNKVLIFFIVLGITLPTMHQSSLGSLLLIASTKLHPLWHTGFLPLLFLLNCVFIGYAIAILESIISSYSFRRPFETEELSGLAALIPFVTVIWLSVVIGDLAYRGQIGAALKGDFYSGWFMTEFLLVASGSLLLFFKKLRKSPRWLFTSASLIVLGGALYRFNVYLIGFNPGQGWRYFPSFAEVMITVGIVALEVLGYKVFVALFPVLPNTSAHGGGHAPAKKAAAQKGKKASIEVQHAPVEAH, from the coding sequence ATGGGAAACCCTGAAGAATACCAGAAACTTGAAGGCAAGATCTTTACCAAGTCCTTCTTCATCCTCCTGTCTGTTGTGCTGCTTGGCTTCTACTTCGTCGGGGTGCGCTACGTGAAGGGGATCGGCGCGGTCTCCAACATGAGCGACGGCTACCCCTGGGGGATCTGGATCACCTACGACGTCGCCACCGGCACCGCCATCGCCTGCGGCGGCTACGCGGTCGCGATCCTGGTCTACATCCGGAACCGGATGCAGTACCACCCAATGATCCGTTCGGCGATCCTCACCTCCATGTTCGGCTACGGCCTGGCCGGCTTCTCGGTCATGGTGGACCTCGGGCGCCCCTGGAACGCCTACAACTTCTTCATCCCGAGCAAGTGGCAGGCGAACTCCGCCATGTTCGAGGTGGCGCTCTGCGTCATGGCTTATTCCACGGTCCTGATCCTGGAATTCCTCCCGGCCATCCTGACCTCCATCGAGCAGAGCAAGTGGGAGCGGATGAACGCGGTCAGAAACTGGCTGCACCCGAAAATCGCCCCGGACCAGAAGAGCATGCAGGACAAGCTGGAGATGGTGCGCCTGGGGGCCATCTGGCTCAAGCCGCGCCTGAACAAAGTCCTCATCTTCTTCATCGTGCTCGGCATCACGCTCCCGACCATGCACCAGTCGTCCTTGGGAAGCCTGCTCCTCATCGCCTCGACCAAGCTGCACCCGCTCTGGCACACGGGCTTCCTGCCGCTTCTGTTCCTGTTGAACTGCGTCTTCATCGGTTACGCCATAGCGATCCTGGAGTCCATCATCTCCAGCTACTCCTTCAGAAGGCCCTTCGAGACCGAGGAGCTTTCGGGCTTGGCCGCCTTGATCCCTTTCGTCACCGTGATCTGGCTCAGCGTCGTGATCGGGGACCTGGCCTACCGCGGCCAGATCGGCGCCGCCCTCAAGGGGGACTTCTACTCCGGCTGGTTCATGACCGAGTTCCTGCTGGTGGCGAGCGGCTCGCTGCTCCTTTTCTTCAAGAAACTGAGGAAGTCGCCGCGCTGGCTCTTCACCAGCGCCTCGCTGATCGTCCTTGGGGGAGCGCTCTACCGCTTCAACGTCTACCTGATCGGCTTCAACCCGGGGCAGGGGTGGAGGTACTTCCCCTCCTTCGCCGAGGTCATGATCACGGTCGGCATCGTGGCGCTGGAGGTGCTGGGGTACAAGGTGTTCGTGGCACTCTTCCCGGTGCTTCCCAACACCTCTGCCCACGGCGGCGGGCACGCCCCGGCGAAAAAGGCGGCGGCCCAAAAGGGGAAGAAAGCCTCTATCGAGGTCCAGCACGCGCCGGTCGAAGCGCACTGA